The following proteins are encoded in a genomic region of Garra rufa chromosome 22, GarRuf1.0, whole genome shotgun sequence:
- the LOC141297328 gene encoding cadherin-18-like yields MATEEDNPSLQSHVPVTVQVLDVNDNPPMINTEDEIIICESTRAGQVIQTITAVDKDDFANGKGFSFSFPGGVPANPNFTIKDNEDSTASIIARRRRFHRLTQELYELPVVVWDDGEPVLSSTSTLTLRVCSCQRGTRLKVCQSEAFLSSAGLSTGALIAILLCVLILLAIVILFITLRRSKKEPLIISEEDIRENVVTYDDEGGGEEDTEAFDIIALRNPAAAEELKFRRDVRPECIRPWSSRRPVRGRLSPSSLDVDEETDVGDFIKQRVAEADQDTSVPPYDSLQTYAYEGQGSPAGSISSLGSAGAHSELDYNSLDDWGPKFEKIAELYGEEVETASESTEKAESEKQT; encoded by the exons ATGGCAACAGAGGAAG ACAATCCCAGTCTTCAGAGCCACGTGCCCGTTACAGTGCAGGTTCTAGATGTGAATGACAATCCTCCAATGATCAACACAGAAGACGAGATCATCATCTGTGAAAGCACCAGAGCAGGACAG GTCATTCAGACAATCACGGCTGTGGATAAAGATGATTTCGCCAACGGAAAGGGATTTTCGTTCTCTTTTCCCGGAGGAGTTCCTGCCAACCCCAACTTTACAATAAAAGACAATGAAG ACAGCACTGCCAGCATCATCGCCAGACGGCGGCGATTCCACAGACTGACCCAGGAACTGTACGAGCTCCCGGTGGTGGTGTGGGATGATGGAGAACCCGTCCTAAGCAGCACCAGTACCCTCACGCTCAGGGTGTGTTCCTGCCAGAGAGGCACCCGACTGAAGGTCTGCCAGAGCGAAGCATTCCTCTCCTCCGCAGGGCTGAGCACGGGCGCTCTCATAGCCATACTGCTCTGTGTGCTGATCTTACTGG CTATCGTGATTCTCTTCATTACGTTGCGAAGAAGCAAAAAGGAGCCGTTGATCATCTCGGAGGAGGACATTCGTGAGAACGTCGTGACGTATGACGATGAAGGAGGCGGAGAGGAGGACACCGAGGCCTTTGACATCATCGCCCTCCGGAACCCAGCCGCCGCTGAGGAACTCAAATTCCGTCGGGACGTCCGGCCCGAGTGCATCCGGCCGTGGTCATCACGGAGACCGGTCCGTGGCCGTCTCAGCCCCTCATCCCTGGACGTAGATGAGGAAACGGACGTCGGGGATTTTATCAAACAGAGGGTGGCTGAGGCGGATCAGGATACTAGCGTACCACCCTACGATTCTTTACAGACCTACGCCTACGAGGGTCAAGGGTCACCAGCAGGCTCCATCAGCTCGCTCGGGTCGGCTGGAGCACATTCCGAACTGGACTACAACTCTCTGGACGACTGGGGTCCAAAATTTGAGAAAATAGCAGAACTTTACGGAGAGGAAGTTGAAACGGCGTCCGAATCCACTGAAAAGGCAGAGTCGGAGAAACAGACATAA